In one Rhodococcus sp. B50 genomic region, the following are encoded:
- a CDS encoding DoxX family protein, translated as MADNKNGGIPDAGSSPYGNQPDERTLEMHRPRESYLGSDDDFGGGTPLGNDAYAAPTEQMYRPDPVYGADTGGAVVAGETPAKVRRGTLDLGLFVLRAAVGAILVVHGLQKLVGLWNGPGLDGFEALLSDAGYRQPAVLAIVGAVGEIVAGGLLVLGLLTPFAAAAIVAIMVNAVLFKHELEPGLQFFAAESSGFEFEALLVACAVALTLTGPGRIAVDGRRGWATRPFLGSFAVLLLGVAAGVCLWIFGR; from the coding sequence GTGGCCGACAACAAGAACGGTGGCATACCGGACGCAGGTTCGAGTCCCTACGGCAATCAGCCCGACGAACGCACCCTCGAGATGCACCGACCACGTGAGTCGTATCTCGGGTCCGACGACGACTTCGGCGGCGGGACTCCGCTGGGCAACGACGCATACGCCGCTCCCACCGAGCAGATGTACCGGCCGGATCCGGTCTACGGTGCGGATACGGGCGGCGCGGTGGTCGCCGGCGAGACCCCGGCGAAGGTGCGCCGCGGAACACTCGACCTCGGGTTGTTCGTCCTGCGCGCGGCGGTCGGGGCGATCCTCGTCGTCCACGGATTGCAGAAGCTGGTGGGGCTGTGGAACGGCCCGGGACTGGACGGTTTCGAGGCGTTGCTGAGCGACGCGGGATACCGGCAGCCGGCCGTGCTCGCGATCGTCGGCGCGGTCGGTGAGATCGTCGCGGGCGGGCTGCTCGTGCTGGGTCTGCTCACCCCGTTCGCCGCGGCCGCGATCGTCGCGATCATGGTCAACGCGGTGCTGTTCAAACACGAACTCGAGCCGGGACTCCAGTTCTTCGCCGCCGAATCGTCGGGCTTCGAATTCGAGGCCCTGCTCGTCGCGTGCGCGGTGGCACTCACCCTCACCGGGCCGGGACGTATCGCGGTCGACGGACGACGCGGTTGGGCGACGCGTCCCTTCCTGGGCTCGTTCGCCGTGCTGCTGCTGGGTGTGGCGGCCGGCGTGTGCCTGTGGATCTTCGGACGCTGA
- the ilvD gene encoding dihydroxy-acid dehydratase has product MPPLRSRTTTVGRNAAGARSLWRATGLTDSDFGKPIVAIANSYTQFVPGHVHLKDVGEIVAKAVREAGGVAREFHTIAVDDGIAMGHGGMLYSLPSREIIADSVEYMVNAHTADALVCISNCDKITPGMLNAAMRLNIPTIFVSGGPMEAGKAVVVNGVAHAPTDLITAISASASEAVDDAGLDEVERSACPTCGSCSGMFTANSMNCLTEALGLALPGNGSTLATHEARRALFETAGTTIVEAALRYYRDDDESVLPRNIATPAAFRNAMALDVAMGGSTNTVLHILAAAQEGEVDFDLSTIDEISRRVPCLAKVSPNSDYHMEDVHRAGGIPAILGELRRGGLLETDVSTVHTKNFDEWLDTWDIRSGKASETALELFHAAPGGVRTTEPFSTDNRWSSLDTDAAGGCIRDIEHAYTVEGGLCVLRGNLAPDGAILKTAGIDEDLFHFEGPAYVVESQEEAVSVILGKKIKAGDVVVVRYEGPAGGPGMQEMLHPTSFLKGIGLGKVCALITDGRFSGGTSGLSIGHVSPEAASGGAIGLIEQGDRIRIDVATRTLEVLVDDDVLAERRAKMEASERPWQPVDRERTVTKALRAYAALATSADKGAVRRVP; this is encoded by the coding sequence ATGCCCCCGTTGAGGTCACGCACCACCACCGTCGGACGAAACGCTGCGGGAGCACGCTCCCTGTGGCGCGCCACCGGCCTGACCGATTCCGACTTCGGCAAGCCGATCGTCGCGATCGCGAACTCCTACACGCAGTTCGTACCCGGTCACGTCCATCTCAAGGACGTCGGTGAGATCGTCGCGAAGGCCGTGCGCGAAGCGGGCGGCGTGGCACGCGAGTTCCACACGATCGCCGTCGACGACGGCATCGCGATGGGTCACGGAGGCATGCTCTACTCGCTCCCGAGCCGCGAGATCATCGCCGACTCCGTCGAATACATGGTCAACGCGCACACCGCCGACGCGCTGGTGTGCATCTCCAACTGCGACAAGATCACCCCGGGCATGCTCAACGCCGCGATGCGCCTGAACATCCCGACGATCTTCGTCTCCGGTGGCCCGATGGAGGCCGGCAAAGCCGTCGTCGTCAACGGTGTCGCGCACGCCCCCACCGACCTCATCACCGCCATCTCCGCCTCCGCCAGCGAGGCCGTCGACGACGCGGGCCTCGACGAGGTCGAGCGCAGCGCGTGCCCCACCTGCGGTTCGTGCTCGGGCATGTTCACCGCCAACTCGATGAACTGCCTCACCGAGGCCCTCGGTCTCGCGCTGCCCGGCAACGGCTCGACCCTCGCCACCCACGAGGCGCGACGCGCACTGTTCGAGACCGCCGGCACGACGATCGTCGAGGCGGCCCTGCGTTACTACCGCGACGACGACGAGTCGGTGCTGCCGCGAAACATCGCGACCCCCGCCGCCTTCCGCAACGCGATGGCGCTCGACGTCGCGATGGGTGGTTCCACGAACACCGTGCTGCACATCCTCGCCGCCGCGCAGGAAGGAGAGGTCGACTTCGATCTGTCCACCATCGACGAGATCAGCCGTCGCGTGCCGTGCCTGGCGAAGGTCTCCCCGAACTCCGACTATCACATGGAGGACGTGCACCGCGCCGGTGGAATCCCCGCCATCCTCGGTGAGCTGCGTCGCGGTGGACTGCTCGAGACCGATGTCTCCACAGTCCACACGAAGAACTTCGACGAGTGGCTCGACACCTGGGACATCCGGTCCGGCAAGGCGTCCGAGACCGCCCTCGAACTGTTCCACGCCGCCCCGGGCGGTGTGCGCACCACCGAACCGTTCTCGACGGACAACCGCTGGTCGTCGCTCGACACCGACGCCGCGGGCGGTTGCATCCGCGACATCGAGCACGCCTACACCGTCGAGGGCGGACTGTGCGTGCTGCGCGGCAACCTCGCGCCGGACGGCGCGATCCTCAAGACCGCCGGCATCGACGAGGATCTGTTCCACTTCGAGGGCCCGGCCTACGTCGTCGAGTCGCAGGAGGAGGCCGTCTCGGTCATCCTCGGCAAGAAGATCAAGGCCGGCGACGTGGTGGTCGTGCGCTACGAGGGCCCGGCCGGCGGCCCGGGCATGCAGGAGATGCTGCATCCCACCTCGTTCCTCAAGGGAATCGGCCTGGGCAAGGTGTGCGCCCTGATCACCGACGGCCGGTTCTCCGGCGGCACCTCCGGTCTGTCCATCGGGCACGTCTCCCCCGAGGCCGCGTCGGGCGGCGCGATCGGGCTGATCGAGCAGGGCGACCGGATCCGCATCGACGTCGCGACCCGCACCCTCGAGGTGCTCGTCGACGACGACGTCCTCGCCGAGCGACGCGCGAAGATGGAAGCCTCCGAGCGGCCCTGGCAGCCGGTCGATCGTGAGCGCACGGTCACCAAGGCGCTGCGGGCGTACGCCGCGCTGGCAACCTCCGCCGACAAGGGCGCCGTCCGGCGCGTGCCGTAA
- a CDS encoding PH domain-containing protein, producing MPPTPSSHTPDSTTQVIQISRLSFLACALLFLALASPALAWPEAFAWTLIIPFLVAAWIVRVRTVVGPEGIVARATFSTTSLDWDSLDGLRFPKRGWARARLTDGSEVALPVVTFGRLPQLSEASGGRIPDPYAAARRAEEEAHRAEAASEAVSGAETADDAVTVEKKDDRSS from the coding sequence GTGCCACCGACTCCATCATCCCACACGCCCGATTCGACGACGCAGGTCATCCAGATCTCGCGACTGTCGTTTCTGGCGTGTGCTCTGCTGTTCCTCGCCCTCGCCTCCCCGGCGCTGGCGTGGCCGGAGGCCTTCGCATGGACGTTGATCATCCCGTTCCTCGTCGCCGCGTGGATCGTGCGGGTACGCACCGTCGTCGGCCCCGAGGGCATCGTGGCGCGGGCGACCTTCTCCACCACGAGCCTGGACTGGGATTCCCTCGACGGCCTCCGGTTTCCGAAGCGGGGCTGGGCCCGCGCACGGCTCACCGACGGCAGTGAGGTCGCACTGCCGGTCGTCACCTTCGGCCGCCTGCCGCAACTGTCGGAAGCCAGTGGCGGCCGCATCCCCGATCCGTACGCGGCCGCACGCCGCGCGGAGGAGGAGGCACACCGTGCCGAAGCGGCGTCCGAAGCGGTATCCGGTGCCGAAACCGCCGACGACGCAGTCACCGTCGAGAAGAAGGACGACCGCTCCTCCTGA